The Magnolia sinica isolate HGM2019 chromosome 10, MsV1, whole genome shotgun sequence genome includes a window with the following:
- the LOC131258312 gene encoding protein TOO MANY MOUTHS-like: MRQHSLSLLQLVLLLLPPPSMTFTVIMTDSNVPSTLVDTPQTGFSIAHDRARTDSHEQKAVYEIMKATGNSWATSIPDVCRGRWHGIECMPDKDDVYHIVSLSFGALSDDTAFPTCDQSTSFISPWLTKLPHIRSLFFYQCFTRNPQPIPPFLAHLGPTLQSLVLRNNGHVGPIPTQLGNLTLLRVLDLHSNNLTSSIPQSFTNLAHLRSLDLSSNRLTGRIPDLPTSTLNVLDLSQNLLQGSIPASLGNCPSLIKMDLSRNYLTGPIPNSFDGLRSLMLLDLSYNRLSGPFPVSLGSLTSLRALILKVNSMQSTVIPNAVFSPLKNLMILILSDMGLHGTIPESIGCLPSLRVLHLDRNDLNGSIPQSFRHSGNLNELRVNDNRLVGPIPFGREMLWKMGRKLKLANNSGLCYDGCSSNGRDEGVDSSFVLGIACCESQTAPVGTTTKHLSSIDHQEPEHISPSVSGASALNYMQLLPSTAILLMGLLLL, translated from the coding sequence atgaggcaACACTCCTTGTCTTTGTTACAGTTGGTACTGCTGTTGCTACCCCCTCCAAGCATGACATTTACCGTGATCATGACGGACTCAAACGTCCCGTCGACACTCGTCGATACCCCACAAACCGGATTCTCCATTGCCCATGATCGTGCACGCACTGATTCCCATGAGCAAAAGGCCGTTTACGAGATCATGAAGGCTACCGGTAACTCATGGGCTACTTCCATTCCTGACGTCTGCCGTGGCCGTTGGCATGGGATCGAGTGCATGCCTGACAAGGACGATGTCTACCATATCGTCTCTCTCTCGTTCGGCGCACTTTCCGACGACACCGCCTTCCCTACTTGCGATCAATCTACCTCCTTTATCTCCCCTTGGCTAACTAAACTACCCCACATCAGGTCACTCTTCTTCTACCAGTGTTTCACCCGTAACCCTCAACCTATTCCTCCCTTCCTTGCTCACCTAGGTCCCACCCTCCAGTCTCTTGTCCTTAGGAACAATGggcatgtgggtcccatccccACCCAGTTGGGAAATCTCACTTTGCTTCGCGTTCTGGATCTCCATTCAAACAATCTAACCTCATCCATCCCTCAGTCATTCACCAACCTGGCCCATCTCCGATCACTGGATCTCAGTAGCAATCGATTAACGGGTAGGATTCCAGATCTGCCCACGTCAACACTCAACGTACTCGACCTCAGCCAGAACCTCCTCCAAGGCTCGATCCCTGCCAGTCTCGGAAACTGCCCTTCTCTTATTAAGATGGATTTAAGTAGAAACTACCTTACAGGTCCCATTCCCAACTCTTTCGACGGTCTCAGAAGCCTAATGCTGCTTGATCTCAGCTACAACCGCCTGTCCGGCCCATTCCCAGTCTCACTCGGGAGCTTAACTTCTCTCAGAGCACTGATCCTAAAAGTGAACTCTATGCAATCAACGGTCATTCCCAATGCCGTCTTCTCACCTCTAAAAAATCTGATGATCCTTATTCTCTCCGACATGGGCCTGCATGGGACCATACCTGAGTCAATCGGCTGCTTACCCAGTCTACGTGTTCTTCATTTAGACCGGAATGATTTAAACGGTTCCATTCCTCAGAGCTTCAGGCACTCGGGCAATCTCAACGAACTAAGGGTGAACGACAATcggttggtgggtcccataccGTTCGGTAGGGAGATGCTGTGGAAAATGGGCAGGAAGCTGAAGCTTGCAAACAACTCAGGCCTTTGTTATGATGGATGTAGTAGCAACGGTCGAGATGAGGGCGTTGATTCCTCGTTTGTGCTGGGGATCGCTTGTTGTGAGTCCCAAACAGCACCAGTGGGGACCACAACGAAGCATCTTTCATCTATTGATCATCAAGAGCCAGAACACATTTCACCATCCGTTTCTGGAGCATCTGCCCTTAATTATATGCAGCTGCTTCCATCGACAGCGATTTTGCTGATGGGGCTTCTGCTGTTGTGA